A stretch of the Streptococcus himalayensis genome encodes the following:
- a CDS encoding ribbon-helix-helix domain-containing protein — protein MKFIHVQLSPPLKERLEERCKRLGLSMSAFVRLAVVEKLERE, from the coding sequence ATGAAGTTTATACACGTTCAGTTGTCACCGCCCCTAAAAGAGCGACTAGAAGAGCGATGCAAGCGTTTGGGCTTGTCCATGTCGGCTTTTGTTCGCTTGGCGGTGGTGGAGAAGTTAGAGAGGGAGTAG
- a CDS encoding LexA family transcriptional regulator, which yields MNEIELKRMIEYRYNSVRAFALENEIPYTTMRSILERGIMNAKAETIFKICAALGIKPEIFATSPDAKNGTVQAINDKVVQLHPERQENVLGYATEQLEEQEKEEQPSLEINEPLFEYRVYEKAAAGNGYGYTGDRNYDIAYFDEEIPHDFATWIWGDSMEPTYLNGEVALIRDGGYDYDGAVYLVDWDGQSYIKKVYKEKDGLRLVSLNKKYADKFAAWEEEPRIIGKVIGSFQPMER from the coding sequence ATGAACGAAATTGAACTAAAAAGAATGATTGAGTACCGTTATAATAGTGTCCGTGCATTTGCTTTAGAAAATGAAATTCCTTATACAACAATGCGTTCTATTCTTGAACGTGGTATTATGAATGCAAAAGCAGAAACAATATTTAAGATATGTGCTGCGTTAGGAATTAAGCCTGAAATATTTGCCACCTCACCAGACGCAAAAAATGGCACCGTACAGGCGATAAATGACAAGGTGGTACAATTACACCCCGAACGCCAAGAAAACGTACTAGGCTACGCTACGGAGCAATTAGAGGAGCAAGAAAAGGAAGAGCAACCATCTTTAGAGATTAACGAACCCCTCTTTGAATACCGCGTCTATGAAAAAGCAGCCGCAGGAAACGGCTACGGCTACACAGGAGATAGAAACTACGACATCGCCTATTTTGACGAGGAGATCCCCCACGACTTCGCCACATGGATTTGGGGCGACAGCATGGAGCCGACCTATCTCAACGGCGAAGTAGCCCTTATCCGAGATGGCGGCTATGACTATGACGGTGCTGTCTATCTCGTTGACTGGGACGGACAATCCTATATCAAGAAAGTCTATAAAGAAAAAGACGGTCTCCGCCTTGTCTCTCTCAATAAAAAATATGCCGACAAATTCGCAGCATGGGAAGAAGAACCACGCATCATTGGAAAAGTCATCGGTAGCTTCCAGCCGATGGAGAGATGA
- a CDS encoding helix-turn-helix domain-containing protein, with protein sequence MKVFDGAKMRTIRKEAGLTQYDLAPMVGISQNRVSDIERNVTTPTIGEIDALADALKTQVSAFLNDETKIEVIANTFTKKKKDTEQKECFESVKMDSSSEQLELFVDDALIGRDLTGYILIRAEVYKELLENQKRLQQLQSFLK encoded by the coding sequence ATGAAAGTTTTTGACGGTGCCAAAATGCGTACTATCCGTAAAGAGGCAGGACTTACGCAGTATGATCTTGCTCCTATGGTTGGTATATCTCAAAATCGGGTAAGTGACATTGAAAGAAACGTTACAACACCCACCATTGGTGAGATTGATGCCCTGGCAGATGCTCTAAAAACCCAAGTTTCAGCGTTTTTGAATGATGAAACAAAGATTGAGGTAATTGCTAACACTTTCACCAAGAAGAAAAAGGACACAGAGCAAAAAGAGTGCTTTGAAAGTGTCAAAATGGATAGCTCGTCAGAACAGCTAGAGCTATTTGTCGATGATGCTCTGATAGGTCGTGACTTAACAGGCTATATTCTTATCAGGGCAGAAGTTTATAAAGAGTTGTTAGAAAATCAGAAACGCTTGCAGCAGTTGCAAAGTTTTTTGAAATGA
- a CDS encoding DUF1372 family protein, giving the protein MPVLILYKMEQLDKKLERSKVIVYNVDNRGGLMDSVGKVTGKQIIEGHYTITIGAYGKFLVTKEQYDSIKVGDDAPEYLKKRGS; this is encoded by the coding sequence ATGCCTGTTCTTATCCTATACAAAATGGAGCAGCTAGATAAAAAATTGGAGCGTTCTAAAGTGATTGTCTATAATGTGGACAATCGTGGTGGCCTAATGGATAGTGTGGGAAAGGTGACAGGTAAGCAGATTATTGAAGGTCATTATACTATCACAATTGGAGCTTATGGTAAGTTTCTTGTTACCAAGGAGCAGTACGATAGTATAAAAGTCGGAGACGATGCCCCAGAGTATTTGAAGAAAAGGGGAAGTTGA
- a CDS encoding DNA-binding protein, which produces MADFLGVKYQTIRDKIDGKSDFKFGEALAIQTRFFPEYDMVFLFSEGSISG; this is translated from the coding sequence ATGGCAGATTTTTTGGGCGTGAAATATCAGACTATCAGAGATAAAATCGACGGAAAATCAGATTTTAAATTTGGAGAAGCGTTAGCTATACAGACTAGATTTTTTCCTGAATACGATATGGTCTTTCTGTTTTCTGAGGGAAGTATTTCAGGATAA
- a CDS encoding ribbon-helix-helix domain-containing protein — protein MKFIHVQLSPPLKERLEERCKRLGLSMSAFVRLAVVEKLERE, from the coding sequence ATGAAGTTTATACACGTTCAGTTGTCACCGCCTCTAAAAGAGCGACTAGAAGAGCGATGCAAGCGTTTGGGCTTGTCCATGTCGGCTTTTGTTCGCTTGGCGGTGGTGGAGAAGTTAGAGAGGGAGTAG
- a CDS encoding HTH domain-containing protein, which produces MLVILRNKSTWKIYPPEIAKRAGLSRTTVDKYFKQLEELGYIRTVTIGRGYKKGKETFRFAADFKITDWYFKDYILPKLEEYVPSQVVDKSVENLK; this is translated from the coding sequence ATGCTCGTCATTTTACGCAATAAGTCGACTTGGAAAATTTATCCGCCTGAAATTGCAAAGAGGGCGGGATTATCAAGGACTACGGTTGACAAGTATTTTAAGCAGTTAGAGGAGCTTGGCTATATTCGTACGGTGACGATAGGTCGGGGCTATAAAAAGGGGAAAGAGACTTTCAGATTTGCTGCTGATTTTAAGATAACAGATTGGTATTTTAAAGATTACATTTTACCAAAACTGGAGGAGTATGTGCCTTCTCAAGTTGTGGATAAGTCTGTGGAAAACTTAAAATAA
- a CDS encoding ERF family protein translates to MAELTIYRKLLNIQRDLKAPKGQYNNFGKYSYRNAEDIMEALKPLLVENNAITYIEDDSIEYVGQRYYLVATISFVDVETGEKITVKARAREEEIKKGMDGSQITGAASSYARKYALNGLFLIDDTKDADSNEYHQQNNQKQGQKQQAQQSKPNQQPQNNQQPNNQQGQFIDNIQYQTIFRTVESIAKAKGIPVDQIANFVLSKYKITDFHQVTAAGYEVVLGYLKTQLKIAQAK, encoded by the coding sequence ATGGCAGAATTAACAATTTACAGGAAGTTGCTTAATATTCAACGTGATTTGAAAGCTCCCAAAGGTCAGTACAACAATTTTGGTAAGTATAGTTATCGTAATGCCGAGGACATTATGGAGGCGTTAAAGCCATTACTTGTTGAGAATAATGCAATCACCTATATCGAGGATGATAGCATAGAGTACGTTGGACAGCGGTATTATCTTGTAGCAACTATCTCATTTGTTGATGTTGAGACCGGTGAAAAAATCACTGTCAAGGCTAGGGCAAGAGAAGAAGAAATCAAAAAAGGGATGGATGGCTCACAGATAACAGGAGCAGCATCTAGTTATGCTAGGAAATACGCCTTAAATGGTCTTTTCTTGATTGACGATACCAAAGATGCAGATAGCAATGAGTATCACCAACAAAACAATCAAAAGCAAGGACAAAAACAACAAGCCCAGCAATCAAAACCTAATCAACAGCCTCAAAATAATCAGCAACCAAACAACCAACAGGGGCAATTTATTGACAATATCCAATATCAGACGATTTTCCGAACAGTCGAGTCTATCGCAAAGGCCAAGGGAATTCCTGTTGATCAAATAGCTAACTTTGTTTTGAGTAAATACAAGATTACAGATTTTCATCAAGTTACAGCAGCAGGCTATGAGGTTGTCTTGGGATATTTGAAAACACAGCTAAAAATAGCACAGGCAAAATAA
- the ssb gene encoding single-stranded DNA-binding protein, with amino-acid sequence MLNNVVLVGRLTKDAELRYTPSNVAVATFTLAVNRPFKNEAGEREADFINCVIWRQAAENLANWAKKGSLIGITGSIQTRNYENQQGQRVYVTEVLASHFQLLESRHQQNQGQQQGNYDNQGGNFQSGNNQGYNPSMNTNPQQGSFFQGQTTNPMDISDDDLPF; translated from the coding sequence ATGCTAAATAATGTTGTTTTAGTGGGGCGACTTACAAAAGATGCTGAACTGAGATACACGCCCTCAAATGTGGCTGTTGCCACCTTTACTCTTGCAGTTAATCGCCCTTTTAAAAATGAAGCTGGCGAGCGTGAGGCTGATTTTATCAATTGTGTTATCTGGCGACAAGCGGCGGAAAATCTTGCAAACTGGGCTAAGAAAGGCTCATTGATTGGCATTACAGGCAGTATCCAGACACGCAACTATGAAAATCAACAAGGGCAGCGCGTGTATGTGACAGAGGTTCTTGCTAGTCATTTCCAATTATTGGAAAGCAGACATCAACAAAATCAAGGACAACAGCAGGGAAATTATGATAATCAAGGTGGCAATTTCCAAAGCGGAAACAATCAAGGCTATAATCCATCAATGAATACAAATCCGCAACAAGGGTCATTTTTCCAAGGACAAACCACAAATCCTATGGATATTTCAGATGATGATTTGCCGTTTTAA
- a CDS encoding DUF1351 domain-containing protein — protein MKDVTNSTLTEIQVEFTPAVINVDYASVEKQLAAIVAQYTDYEVTASTYKIDYDERTRLNKLKQALEARRKEIKSNINNPYAEFEKWYKKTLKPLDEVIETITAGLNAVDEHERLMRVDVVRATFEDKCMVAGLEKSTFENKYEEYSLKKHFKTGKFELKKTVLDEMDALVLAEFEALEQFKANKQVIEEQAQEYDLPAEGYIRHFEDGKSLVDVLKLMKSDRDAIALRKEQQEARAKAEAERKAEIERMAQEQANANIKAIDAETGEIIENSPSELESGWQGADRPQTQNTAPEVAEFVPSEPVTVTMVLTLHGGKPQLDELKEYLEDNFISFETLGDL, from the coding sequence ATGAAAGATGTAACAAATTCAACACTAACAGAAATTCAGGTAGAATTCACACCAGCGGTCATCAACGTTGATTATGCTAGCGTGGAAAAGCAACTTGCAGCAATCGTTGCACAGTACACTGATTATGAGGTGACAGCCTCAACTTATAAAATTGATTATGATGAGCGTACACGGCTTAACAAGCTAAAACAAGCACTAGAGGCACGTCGAAAAGAAATTAAATCAAATATCAATAACCCTTATGCAGAATTTGAAAAGTGGTATAAGAAAACTTTGAAACCTCTTGATGAGGTTATTGAGACTATCACAGCAGGACTAAATGCAGTTGATGAGCATGAGCGATTGATGCGTGTGGATGTTGTCCGTGCCACATTTGAAGATAAGTGTATGGTAGCAGGTCTTGAAAAATCCACCTTTGAAAACAAGTACGAGGAGTACAGTCTTAAAAAGCATTTCAAGACAGGTAAATTTGAACTCAAGAAAACAGTACTTGATGAAATGGACGCTCTGGTGCTTGCTGAATTTGAAGCATTGGAGCAATTCAAAGCTAATAAGCAGGTTATCGAGGAACAAGCTCAAGAGTACGATTTACCAGCAGAGGGCTATATCAGACATTTTGAGGATGGGAAGTCACTGGTTGATGTCCTAAAACTAATGAAATCAGACCGTGATGCCATCGCTTTACGCAAAGAGCAACAAGAGGCGAGGGCTAAAGCAGAGGCAGAGCGTAAAGCAGAAATTGAACGTATGGCACAGGAACAAGCAAATGCCAACATTAAAGCAATTGATGCTGAGACAGGGGAAATCATCGAAAACAGCCCATCAGAGCTTGAGAGTGGGTGGCAGGGGGCAGACAGACCTCAGACCCAAAACACAGCCCCAGAAGTGGCAGAATTTGTACCTAGCGAGCCAGTAACAGTCACAATGGTACTAACTTTGCACGGTGGCAAACCACAACTAGATGAGCTTAAAGAGTATCTTGAGGATAATTTTATTAGTTTTGAGACTTTGGGAGATTTGTAA
- a CDS encoding DUF4417 domain-containing protein: MDNLSIKYVDIRSIKPYHRNARHNDGEATEKVAASIKAFGFQQPILVDDNNIIITGHTRLKAALSLGIDKIPVAHAVNLTEEQIKAYRLADNRVAEYSTWDKELLTIEMGEFETIDMSQFGFELEIAGLDFGTDAVDEELPNDDEDVEDSNKEFHRQTTINQYNLYDYDETRTSGQYNMPTLEPVDHIPRTLQGFNYILNKPDYTAGVHFFLDDYQFERVWQRPDFYIEKLTSFPCVLTPDFSLYLDMPVAMQVWNIYRSRLIGQIMQDWGITVIPTVSWAYENSFDFCFDGLPSNGTLAISTIGVKQNKEQLDIWRKGVDEMMKRLSPKRLLVYGGKVDYDYQDVEVLYFDNATTERMKQGGKK; encoded by the coding sequence ATGGATAATCTCAGTATTAAATATGTGGATATAAGATCTATAAAACCATACCACAGAAACGCCAGACATAATGACGGTGAGGCGACAGAAAAGGTGGCAGCCTCAATCAAGGCTTTTGGTTTTCAGCAACCAATCTTAGTTGATGATAACAATATCATTATCACAGGTCATACGAGGCTCAAAGCGGCGCTTTCTTTAGGAATTGATAAAATACCAGTAGCTCATGCAGTAAATCTCACAGAGGAGCAGATAAAGGCATATAGGCTAGCTGATAATAGAGTAGCAGAATATTCAACATGGGATAAAGAACTTTTGACTATCGAGATGGGAGAGTTTGAAACCATTGACATGTCACAGTTTGGCTTTGAGTTAGAAATAGCAGGGCTAGACTTTGGCACAGATGCCGTTGATGAGGAATTACCCAACGATGACGAGGATGTCGAGGATAGCAACAAGGAATTTCACAGGCAGACCACCATCAATCAGTACAATTTATATGATTACGATGAGACACGCACCTCAGGTCAGTACAACATGCCTACCCTTGAGCCAGTTGACCATATACCACGCACCTTGCAAGGTTTCAACTATATCCTCAATAAGCCAGATTACACGGCGGGAGTGCATTTTTTCCTAGATGATTACCAATTTGAACGAGTTTGGCAACGTCCAGATTTTTACATTGAAAAGTTAACATCTTTCCCTTGCGTGTTAACACCAGATTTTAGCCTTTACTTAGATATGCCAGTTGCTATGCAGGTCTGGAATATTTACCGCTCACGATTGATTGGCCAGATAATGCAAGATTGGGGTATTACAGTTATTCCAACGGTATCATGGGCTTATGAGAATAGTTTTGATTTTTGCTTTGATGGTTTGCCCTCAAATGGAACGTTAGCGATTAGCACTATCGGAGTTAAGCAAAATAAGGAACAATTAGATATTTGGAGAAAAGGAGTTGATGAAATGATGAAACGATTATCCCCTAAACGTTTATTAGTTTATGGTGGTAAGGTTGATTATGATTATCAAGATGTCGAGGTACTTTATTTTGACAATGCAACAACGGAACGAATGAAACAAGGAGGTAAGAAATAA
- a CDS encoding PBSX family phage terminase large subunit, whose protein sequence is MKIVNIQDNVNPHFKSVWVSKKPYNILKGGRNSFKSSVVALKLVYMMIKYIIKGEQANVVIIRKVANTIRDSVFNKIQWALTIFGIMGRFKTTVSPFKIIHKKTGSTFYFYGQDDFQKLKSNDIGNIIAVWYEEAAEFHSQEDFDQSNVTFMRQKHADADFVQFYWSYNPPRNPYSWINEWFEGMKLQDDYLCHSSTYLDDELGFVTPQMLADIERIKANDFDYYRYLYLGEAVGLGNNVYNMTTFHAIKALPSDDRLIGISFALDGGHQQSATACCSFGITAKAKVILLDTWYYSPAGQAVKKAPSQLSQDINRFIQSVISKYKVPILQYTIDSAEGALRNQMYLDFGIRWHPVAKLKKVTMIDSFQSLLAEGRFYYFDIENNKVFIEEHKMYRWDEKTIQSDNPNVIKDDDHTCDVAQYFVLDNAKILGLRVGHS, encoded by the coding sequence ATGAAAATAGTTAATATCCAAGATAATGTCAATCCACATTTCAAGAGTGTTTGGGTATCTAAGAAACCCTATAACATTCTAAAAGGAGGGCGAAATTCTTTTAAGTCATCGGTTGTTGCACTTAAATTGGTTTATATGATGATTAAATACATCATAAAAGGGGAACAAGCTAACGTGGTTATTATCCGCAAAGTAGCTAATACAATCCGTGATAGTGTGTTCAATAAAATTCAATGGGCGTTAACCATTTTTGGTATTATGGGTCGATTTAAAACAACTGTTAGTCCATTCAAAATTATTCATAAAAAAACAGGCTCAACATTTTATTTCTATGGACAGGATGACTTTCAAAAGCTGAAATCAAATGACATTGGTAATATTATTGCGGTTTGGTACGAGGAGGCGGCAGAGTTTCACAGCCAAGAGGATTTTGACCAATCCAACGTAACCTTTATGAGGCAGAAACACGCTGATGCTGACTTTGTGCAATTCTATTGGAGCTATAATCCGCCAAGAAATCCTTATAGTTGGATAAATGAGTGGTTTGAGGGAATGAAATTGCAAGATGATTATTTGTGTCACTCTAGCACCTATCTTGATGATGAGCTAGGCTTTGTTACTCCTCAAATGCTGGCAGACATCGAGCGTATCAAGGCAAATGATTTTGATTATTACCGTTACCTTTATTTAGGTGAGGCGGTTGGTCTGGGAAATAATGTTTATAATATGACCACGTTTCACGCTATCAAGGCTTTGCCAAGTGATGATAGGCTTATTGGTATTTCATTTGCCCTAGATGGTGGACACCAACAATCAGCCACCGCTTGTTGTTCTTTTGGTATCACAGCTAAAGCCAAGGTAATCTTACTTGATACTTGGTATTACAGTCCAGCAGGTCAAGCAGTAAAGAAAGCCCCTAGCCAATTATCACAGGATATTAACAGATTTATACAATCTGTTATCAGCAAGTATAAAGTACCTATTTTGCAGTACACCATAGATAGCGCAGAGGGAGCATTGAGAAATCAGATGTATCTTGATTTCGGTATTCGTTGGCATCCAGTGGCTAAACTAAAGAAAGTGACAATGATTGATAGTTTTCAATCACTGTTGGCAGAGGGGCGTTTTTATTACTTTGATATTGAGAATAACAAGGTATTTATCGAGGAGCATAAGATGTATCGGTGGGATGAAAAGACTATCCAATCGGATAACCCCAATGTCATTAAAGACGATGACCACACATGCGATGTTGCCCAGTATTTTGTATTAGATAATGCTAAGATACTTGGTTTACGCGTGGGTCATTCATAA
- a CDS encoding KGG domain-containing protein: protein MPRDGTENLKPMSQRSKDEARKLGSKGGKASGKARRKKADLKKAMETLLALDVTDKNIKKQLEDMGMDASNEALLAFATFQQAVKGNQKATENIIKLTNTKDKYDIQEQRERIKSLKLDNKERESISLVEDEKIIVADRWEAEDENS from the coding sequence TTGCCGAGAGATGGAACAGAGAATTTAAAGCCGATGAGCCAACGAAGCAAGGACGAAGCTAGGAAACTTGGTTCTAAAGGCGGTAAGGCATCAGGTAAAGCCAGACGAAAAAAAGCAGACCTCAAAAAAGCAATGGAGACCTTACTAGCATTAGATGTCACAGACAAGAATATTAAAAAGCAGCTAGAAGATATGGGTATGGATGCTAGTAATGAGGCCTTACTAGCATTTGCCACGTTTCAACAGGCTGTGAAGGGCAATCAGAAAGCCACAGAGAACATCATTAAGCTAACTAACACCAAAGATAAGTACGACATCCAGGAACAAAGAGAGCGTATCAAATCGCTCAAGTTGGATAACAAGGAGCGTGAGAGTATCAGCTTAGTTGAGGATGAAAAAATAATAGTGGCTGATAGATGGGAGGCAGAAGATGAAAATAGTTAA